A single Crateriforma conspicua DNA region contains:
- a CDS encoding efflux RND transporter permease subunit: MTRSTHTRGDANRSDAPKSEASRDSSWIGSIAFGFYHDSRLTVLILTLILVAGASSFAILPRMEDPVLVKRAALITTPLPGADAQRVESQVSEKIENRLRDIEEIKEIRSISRGGISTISVELLDSVTESGTIWSRVRSRLEDSLQDLPPDAGRPQFDELEVRAHALIVGLTWNRDDAPDYRVLRRLAADLQDVLQNLPGTDTVSRFGDPGEEIEIEIDPARAASLSLTPGAIADQVTAFDVKRSAGQVRRESMELLLEVGNQLDWVDQISDIPIRQSGDGFVRLGDLATVQMGVPDPPSRLAMLGGRPAVVLGATVRSTYRIDRWTTKAEQALAGFRETMPDGIKIDSVLRQSDYVDQRLQSLASNLLIGAAAISLVIYLLMGWRSAVMVTLTLPLASLMVLFFLRVVGIPIHQMSVTGLIISLGLLIDNAIVIVDEVRGRLRSGQSRIDTMVNSVRHLAIPLLGSTVTTALAFAPIALMPGPAGEFVGSIAISVIFAIFSSLFLALTLIPTIAARWLPKLDPNEGSAHPKHGWLRQIHENGLRTDGLASRFQSLLHWLLRRPLRGIAVSVITPVLGFAFFPTLNEQFFPPSDRNQFHITVEGPATNSLSQTQRTAAEIDLVLQQYGMKRVDWFFGESAPQFYYNVISNRKGTSNYAQALVTTTDAGDPVPLIRKLQSELSRRITSSRVLVRQLEQGPPFDAPVEVRVFGPDLQTLRNLGDHYRQLLSTIPEVTYCRLDMNEVLPQVSIGVDGESARMAGLEPNQIARQLFSSLEGRVGGSILQDNEELPIIVRVKDADRGSLNRITSMDLVGQSSDGDVRLMPLDAVADVTLIPETAAIPRLNRRRMNEVAAFVQAGVLPSVVQARIEQLIAESDAPLPRGYRIEYGGEASKRDDAVGNLFSTVGVLAVLMAATLVMSFGSFRLAAIIASVAALSIGLGLGALEIARYPFGFMAIIGTMGLIGVAINDSIVVLAAISANARAAGGDIDAIVHEVMHCSRHVVATTFTTMVGFAPLILDGGRFWPPMAVCIAGGVAGATLLALVLVPSAYRLVSIKPCPIVDAESIPIPMPLRTAGT; this comes from the coding sequence ATGACCCGGTCAACACACACCCGCGGTGATGCGAACAGATCGGACGCACCGAAATCGGAGGCCTCGCGAGATTCGTCTTGGATCGGTTCGATCGCGTTCGGGTTTTATCATGATTCGCGGCTGACGGTGTTGATTTTGACGCTGATCCTGGTCGCCGGCGCAAGTAGCTTCGCGATTCTTCCACGAATGGAAGACCCCGTCTTGGTGAAGCGTGCCGCGTTGATCACCACACCATTGCCGGGCGCCGATGCGCAGCGTGTGGAAAGTCAAGTTAGCGAGAAAATCGAAAACCGCTTGCGGGACATTGAAGAGATCAAAGAAATTCGATCGATCAGTCGCGGCGGCATCAGCACGATTTCAGTGGAGTTGCTGGATTCGGTTACAGAAAGCGGAACCATTTGGTCGCGTGTCCGCAGCCGCCTGGAAGACAGCCTGCAAGATCTTCCGCCTGATGCGGGCCGCCCCCAGTTTGATGAACTGGAAGTTCGCGCCCACGCGTTGATCGTCGGTCTGACTTGGAACCGCGACGACGCACCGGACTACCGGGTGTTGCGACGATTGGCGGCGGACTTACAGGATGTCCTGCAAAACTTGCCCGGAACCGACACGGTGTCTCGCTTCGGCGATCCAGGCGAAGAGATCGAAATCGAGATCGATCCCGCTCGCGCCGCATCATTGTCACTGACGCCTGGGGCGATCGCGGATCAAGTGACAGCCTTTGACGTGAAGCGGTCCGCGGGCCAAGTCCGGCGTGAATCGATGGAATTGTTGTTGGAGGTCGGCAACCAGTTGGATTGGGTTGATCAGATCAGCGACATTCCGATCCGTCAAAGTGGCGATGGTTTTGTCCGTCTAGGCGATCTGGCGACGGTTCAGATGGGGGTTCCAGATCCGCCATCACGATTGGCGATGCTGGGCGGTCGTCCCGCCGTGGTGCTCGGTGCGACCGTTCGATCGACCTATCGGATCGATCGGTGGACGACGAAAGCCGAACAGGCGTTGGCGGGGTTTCGGGAAACGATGCCCGATGGGATCAAGATTGATTCGGTGCTGCGGCAATCGGACTATGTCGATCAGCGTCTGCAATCACTGGCCAGCAACCTCCTGATCGGTGCGGCAGCCATTTCTTTGGTGATTTACCTATTGATGGGTTGGCGTTCCGCGGTGATGGTGACATTGACGTTGCCGCTGGCCAGTTTGATGGTCTTGTTTTTCTTGCGTGTGGTTGGCATCCCGATTCATCAAATGTCCGTCACCGGGCTGATCATTTCCTTGGGATTGTTGATCGACAACGCCATCGTGATTGTCGACGAAGTGCGTGGACGATTGCGATCGGGGCAAAGTCGCATCGACACGATGGTGAATTCGGTGCGTCATCTGGCGATCCCGCTGTTGGGTTCCACGGTGACAACGGCGTTGGCTTTCGCGCCCATTGCGTTGATGCCGGGGCCGGCCGGTGAATTTGTCGGCTCCATCGCCATCAGTGTCATTTTTGCGATCTTCTCGTCATTGTTTCTAGCGTTGACGCTGATCCCGACGATTGCCGCTCGGTGGCTTCCCAAGCTCGATCCGAACGAGGGTTCGGCGCATCCAAAGCACGGTTGGCTGCGACAGATCCATGAAAACGGCCTTCGCACCGATGGCTTGGCATCACGTTTTCAATCGCTACTTCATTGGCTGTTGCGTCGTCCGTTGCGTGGCATCGCGGTATCGGTCATCACTCCGGTGCTTGGGTTTGCATTTTTTCCGACTTTGAACGAACAGTTCTTTCCGCCGTCGGATCGCAATCAGTTTCATATCACCGTGGAAGGTCCGGCGACCAATTCGCTTTCCCAGACACAGCGAACGGCTGCCGAAATCGACCTGGTTTTGCAGCAGTATGGGATGAAACGTGTCGACTGGTTTTTTGGCGAAAGCGCACCCCAGTTTTACTACAACGTCATTTCCAATCGAAAAGGGACCAGCAATTACGCCCAGGCGTTGGTTACCACAACGGACGCCGGCGATCCGGTACCGCTGATTCGAAAGTTGCAGAGTGAACTGAGTCGCCGGATCACGTCGTCACGAGTTTTGGTCCGCCAATTGGAACAAGGGCCCCCCTTCGATGCTCCGGTGGAAGTTCGCGTCTTTGGTCCGGATCTGCAGACGCTTCGTAATCTAGGCGATCATTATCGACAACTGTTGTCGACCATTCCCGAGGTCACGTATTGTCGGTTGGACATGAACGAAGTCTTGCCGCAGGTGTCCATCGGGGTGGATGGTGAATCGGCACGGATGGCGGGGTTGGAGCCGAATCAAATTGCTCGTCAACTGTTCAGCAGTTTGGAAGGACGCGTCGGCGGAAGCATTCTGCAGGACAACGAAGAATTGCCGATCATCGTTCGGGTCAAAGATGCGGATCGTGGATCGTTGAATCGAATTACCAGTATGGATCTGGTGGGCCAGTCGTCCGACGGCGACGTGCGCCTGATGCCGCTGGACGCGGTGGCCGACGTCACCCTGATTCCGGAAACGGCGGCCATTCCACGGTTGAATCGTCGGCGAATGAATGAAGTCGCCGCGTTCGTTCAAGCTGGGGTTTTGCCCAGTGTCGTGCAGGCACGGATCGAGCAACTGATTGCCGAAAGCGACGCGCCGTTGCCGCGGGGATATCGAATCGAATATGGGGGCGAAGCGTCCAAGCGTGATGACGCGGTGGGGAATTTGTTTTCGACCGTTGGCGTATTGGCGGTGTTGATGGCGGCGACGTTGGTGATGTCGTTCGGATCGTTCCGATTGGCAGCAATCATTGCGTCCGTTGCCGCACTGTCGATCGGATTGGGGCTGGGGGCATTGGAAATTGCCCGCTATCCGTTTGGGTTCATGGCAATCATCGGAACCATGGGGCTGATTGGTGTGGCAATCAATGATTCGATCGTGGTGTTGGCCGCCATCAGCGCCAACGCTCGCGCGGCCGGTGGCGACATCGATGCCATCGTGCACGAAGTGATGCATTGTTCGCGGCACGTCGTGGCGACGACATTCACGACGATGGTGGGATTTGCACCGCTGATTCTGGATGGCGGTCGATTCTGGCCGCCGATGGCTGTATGCATCGCTGGTGGCGTCGCGGGGGCAACGCTTCTGGCCTTGGTGTTGGTTCCGTCGGCCTACCGTTTGGTTTCCATCAAACCATGCCCCATCGTCGACGCAGAATCCATTCCGATCCCAATGCCGCTGCGAACAGCAGGTACATGA
- a CDS encoding glutamine amidotransferase — MTRWQIDPLFDSSWLALLVAVVVALVLLMITPAMSDRRRFRTLLGLRSLATGCLLLVLLGPSWVRVDQQPSESSLVIAMDTSQSMSLSDGDATSRWDIQRDVVQSLINQLETVSERLQIIPLTYASTAETKNSDPATLIDQLSPVGRRTDLASPIRWTLQSANRQSIEGLILIGDGANTVGPEAASTGGAALSADQAASVMDSIGLPLWTIPIGPASLNDQRRDVAVSGLPESFRLFAGTQFDLRFELESRGLAGTEIPVRLRWIDSQGNATDAAVRRIVSESAISRTPVQIPVDTPTPGSYRLEVQADLMPGETVRPNNTQVAFVDVMPGGGRIYYLEGQPREEQQFLRRALRFPDLDLDYQWIPADSRSRWPVSLGDDLTADSHDVFIIGDLEASAVGNKQWQSLTDAVAGGAGLVMLGGMQTLSAGGYQDTPLAGVLPVDLSRIGNADIPGPLTLRPSIRHPITTIDSAQQTTWAQLPPLNGASNLGTPRSAPGVQTLLESTDGNPLLVVGEYGRGRVAVLGIDETFRWHRYGFQNFHRRFWRQLVLWLLARDGDSGEDIQLNMTARRFSDDAPAGFTAIIPPPLSSRDDWTVQAVADDGSVTPLTFDRQSSQDEGRLRLEGQLPTSLAAGIYQLRVTGGSTSEPTNDASLGFEVLQDIAELSRSSADPVLMRQLAGLTRQSGGQSFGVDQTDELVDLIRQSRQRNVATIVQKNRLGDGPISGWIMYLLFAAALGSEWILRRRWGMV, encoded by the coding sequence ATGACGCGGTGGCAAATCGATCCCCTGTTTGATTCATCCTGGCTAGCGTTGCTGGTCGCTGTCGTGGTGGCCCTCGTGCTGCTGATGATCACACCGGCAATGAGTGACCGGCGTCGTTTTCGAACACTTCTGGGTCTTCGGTCCCTGGCGACAGGCTGTTTGCTGCTGGTCCTGTTGGGGCCATCATGGGTCCGTGTCGACCAACAACCATCGGAATCATCGCTGGTGATTGCGATGGACACGTCGCAAAGCATGTCGCTTTCCGACGGGGACGCAACAAGTCGCTGGGACATCCAACGTGACGTGGTCCAATCACTGATCAACCAACTGGAAACGGTTTCCGAGCGATTGCAGATCATTCCGTTGACGTATGCATCCACGGCGGAAACGAAAAACAGTGATCCGGCAACACTGATCGACCAGTTGTCTCCCGTGGGCCGCCGGACGGATTTGGCGTCGCCGATCCGCTGGACGCTGCAAAGTGCCAATCGCCAATCGATCGAAGGATTGATTCTGATCGGCGACGGCGCGAACACCGTTGGGCCTGAAGCAGCATCCACCGGCGGCGCGGCGTTGTCGGCGGATCAGGCGGCATCGGTGATGGATTCCATCGGTTTGCCGCTGTGGACAATCCCGATCGGACCGGCCAGCCTGAATGATCAGCGGCGTGACGTCGCGGTGTCGGGACTGCCCGAAAGTTTTCGACTGTTCGCGGGAACCCAATTTGACTTGCGTTTCGAATTGGAAAGCCGTGGATTGGCCGGTACTGAAATCCCGGTTCGCCTGCGCTGGATCGATTCACAGGGTAACGCAACGGATGCGGCGGTCCGACGTATTGTTAGCGAATCGGCCATCAGCCGAACTCCGGTGCAAATCCCTGTCGACACGCCCACCCCGGGCAGCTATCGCCTGGAAGTACAAGCCGACCTCATGCCTGGCGAAACCGTCCGGCCCAACAACACGCAAGTGGCGTTTGTCGACGTGATGCCGGGCGGTGGCCGGATCTATTACTTGGAAGGCCAGCCCAGAGAAGAACAACAGTTTCTGCGTCGTGCGTTGCGTTTCCCCGACCTGGATTTGGATTACCAATGGATTCCCGCGGACAGCCGATCACGCTGGCCAGTTTCGTTGGGCGACGATTTGACGGCCGACAGCCACGACGTGTTCATCATCGGCGATTTGGAAGCATCCGCTGTTGGCAACAAACAATGGCAATCCCTGACCGATGCGGTGGCAGGCGGCGCGGGTCTGGTCATGCTTGGTGGCATGCAAACGTTGTCGGCCGGCGGCTATCAAGACACGCCGCTGGCCGGCGTTTTGCCGGTCGATCTATCGCGAATCGGCAACGCTGATATTCCAGGACCTCTGACACTACGTCCCAGCATCCGCCACCCGATCACCACGATCGACTCTGCCCAACAGACGACTTGGGCACAACTGCCCCCGTTGAACGGGGCCAGCAATCTGGGCACACCACGATCGGCACCGGGGGTGCAAACCTTGCTGGAATCCACCGACGGAAACCCTCTATTGGTCGTCGGCGAATATGGGCGAGGCAGAGTCGCCGTATTGGGAATCGATGAAACGTTTCGTTGGCATCGCTATGGGTTCCAAAATTTTCACCGGCGATTCTGGCGTCAACTGGTTCTGTGGCTGCTGGCTCGTGATGGAGATTCCGGCGAAGACATTCAGCTGAACATGACCGCCCGCCGTTTTTCCGACGATGCACCGGCAGGATTCACGGCCATCATTCCGCCGCCTCTTTCGTCTCGTGACGACTGGACCGTTCAAGCGGTGGCCGATGATGGATCGGTCACCCCCTTAACCTTTGACCGTCAATCTTCGCAGGACGAAGGGCGCTTGCGATTGGAAGGTCAATTGCCCACATCGCTGGCCGCGGGGATCTATCAATTGCGTGTGACCGGCGGTTCGACTTCGGAACCGACCAATGACGCGTCGCTGGGTTTTGAAGTCTTGCAGGACATCGCCGAACTGTCTCGGTCATCCGCTGACCCCGTGCTGATGCGACAACTGGCAGGGCTGACCCGACAAAGCGGCGGGCAATCCTTCGGCGTCGACCAAACCGATGAATTGGTCGACCTGATCCGCCAAAGCCGACAACGCAACGTGGCCACGATTGTCCAGAAGAACCGCCTGGGCGATGGCCCGATCAGCGGATGGATCATGTACCTGCTGTTCGCAGCGGCATTGGGATCGGAATGGATTCTGCGTCGACGATGGGGCATGGTTTGA
- a CDS encoding BatA domain-containing protein, with translation MTFVNATLILGTLAVAVPIALHLIAPKQPRRESFPTVRFLTQRFESNRTRLKVKRWWLLALRILALAALAVALAGPLVRSELSTAWLAAGIGLVAGLALLGLATASLFRGMSKPTIAALAISGTIACAGSIGWAGFSLLASDAPVAASRNPIALAILLDNGPSSQWTAGGTNHLDAIRAAAKKLVGRVAPGSRVVIADRSSRPVVFATDTAAAINQIENVRVRPDAAPISGKLDAMLRLLGNSDLEDRHLVIVSNLSRSSWTTPPQQALVDDRVAVSVLDVGNFDASNRSLKLLHHDPHPPLGQATAVRGTITVQDSAGERSDTATVELVQFADDPTRPLIRDGVRIDPETRVVDRAVVSIANGRSSEFVVTLPPQPDLGIRHGMIRLGASDALAADDQRFLSWSIQPRRPLLIVSQDPDQADLIAWAATSPLAPDDPNSAFQVDVIGEDVFPTIDRSRFDAVIFLDPSASLLAAVDWDAFFSRGSAAAIIAGPRLAGGFDQHDVLPTFKRVWKVPSPGSFLEIVRPGHQIFDELASLDPQPRWSDFRIRRYWQIKSKKNQETLASYAGTDHPAIIAMQRDQGRLAVMTTPLAAGTFQADRWNDLFGSDAWPTFILTRQLVRWLATPKVGTLQARVGLPFQLSLSALNKSPAGSGANARSEISADEIVRWQLFSPRSDLPTPIETASDAPRLTVGQISQVGTYWLRSPRGTLGFSSNWNGDDLIAEKASVDDLTAWLGPEGDETGFTLTDDLSDIELIGTKDAASISLRSPILLLAVIAFILEQVLGNRFYRPAKGAQLTPGIQRLAGDRRVSA, from the coding sequence GTGACGTTCGTCAACGCCACACTGATCTTGGGTACTCTCGCGGTCGCCGTGCCGATCGCGTTGCACCTGATTGCGCCGAAACAACCACGACGCGAATCGTTTCCCACGGTGAGGTTTCTGACCCAGCGTTTCGAAAGCAACCGTACACGATTGAAGGTCAAACGTTGGTGGCTGTTGGCGCTACGAATTCTGGCGTTGGCCGCTTTGGCAGTCGCGTTGGCGGGCCCCTTGGTCCGCAGCGAACTGTCCACCGCGTGGTTGGCCGCGGGAATCGGCCTGGTCGCCGGCCTTGCGCTGCTAGGCTTGGCCACGGCATCACTGTTTCGAGGGATGTCGAAGCCAACCATCGCGGCCCTGGCCATCTCCGGTACAATCGCCTGTGCGGGATCGATCGGATGGGCCGGGTTTTCGTTGTTGGCATCCGACGCCCCGGTCGCGGCTAGCCGGAACCCGATTGCTTTGGCAATTTTGCTGGATAACGGCCCCTCGTCGCAGTGGACCGCGGGCGGGACCAATCATCTGGATGCCATCCGCGCGGCCGCTAAAAAACTGGTGGGACGGGTGGCGCCCGGAAGCCGTGTTGTGATCGCCGACCGCTCCAGTCGCCCCGTGGTGTTTGCCACCGACACGGCCGCGGCAATCAACCAGATCGAAAATGTCCGCGTGCGTCCGGATGCGGCCCCCATCAGCGGCAAGCTGGATGCGATGCTTCGCTTGTTGGGAAACAGCGATTTGGAAGACCGCCATCTGGTCATTGTCAGTAATTTGTCGCGATCGTCTTGGACGACGCCTCCGCAACAGGCTTTGGTGGATGATCGCGTCGCGGTATCGGTACTGGATGTCGGCAACTTTGACGCTTCGAATCGATCGCTGAAGTTGTTGCACCACGATCCACATCCACCACTGGGTCAGGCAACCGCGGTGCGCGGAACGATTACTGTTCAGGACTCCGCCGGCGAACGCTCTGATACCGCCACGGTGGAATTGGTTCAATTCGCCGACGATCCGACGCGTCCGCTGATCCGTGACGGCGTTCGAATCGATCCCGAAACCCGAGTCGTCGATCGAGCGGTGGTGTCGATTGCCAATGGGCGTTCCAGCGAATTCGTCGTCACGTTGCCACCGCAGCCCGATTTAGGAATCCGGCATGGCATGATTCGGCTGGGGGCATCCGACGCATTGGCGGCCGACGATCAACGCTTCCTCAGCTGGTCCATCCAGCCACGCCGTCCGTTGCTGATCGTGTCACAGGACCCTGATCAAGCCGACTTGATCGCGTGGGCAGCCACTTCACCGCTGGCCCCCGACGATCCCAATTCAGCGTTCCAGGTCGACGTCATTGGCGAAGATGTGTTCCCCACCATCGACCGCTCGCGATTTGATGCCGTCATTTTTTTGGATCCATCGGCGTCGCTGTTGGCCGCAGTCGATTGGGACGCTTTCTTCAGCCGAGGATCCGCCGCGGCAATCATCGCGGGCCCTCGCTTGGCCGGCGGCTTTGATCAACACGATGTCCTGCCAACCTTCAAACGTGTTTGGAAAGTACCGTCGCCAGGCAGTTTCCTAGAAATCGTCCGTCCCGGTCACCAAATTTTTGACGAACTCGCATCGCTGGATCCCCAGCCGCGATGGAGCGATTTTCGAATTCGTCGCTACTGGCAAATTAAATCAAAAAAGAATCAAGAAACGTTGGCCTCGTACGCCGGCACCGACCATCCGGCGATCATCGCCATGCAGCGGGACCAAGGCAGACTTGCCGTCATGACGACACCGCTTGCCGCTGGCACCTTCCAGGCCGACCGGTGGAACGATCTTTTTGGGTCGGATGCTTGGCCAACATTCATCCTGACCCGGCAACTGGTCCGCTGGCTGGCAACGCCGAAAGTGGGGACGCTACAGGCACGCGTCGGATTGCCTTTTCAGTTGTCACTATCCGCATTGAATAAGTCGCCGGCGGGCTCCGGTGCAAACGCTCGTTCCGAAATTTCCGCCGATGAAATTGTCCGCTGGCAACTCTTTTCGCCCAGATCTGATCTCCCGACTCCAATCGAAACCGCATCGGACGCACCTCGCTTGACGGTTGGCCAAATTAGCCAAGTGGGAACCTACTGGCTGCGGTCCCCTCGAGGGACGCTGGGGTTCAGCAGCAACTGGAACGGTGACGACCTGATCGCCGAAAAGGCATCCGTCGACGACCTGACGGCATGGTTGGGTCCGGAGGGCGACGAGACCGGATTCACGCTGACCGACGACCTAAGCGACATCGAACTGATCGGCACGAAGGACGCTGCGTCGATCTCGTTGCGTTCGCCGATTCTGTTGCTGGCGGTCATCGCGTTCATCTTGGAACAGGTTTTAGGAAACCGCTTTTATCGTCCAGCCAAAGGGGCCCAACTCACACCCGGTATCCAACGACTTGCCGGTGATCGAAGGGTATCGGCATGA
- a CDS encoding DUF58 domain-containing protein, with protein sequence MTDSLSPETLQQIQRLDLRARMIVRGFLQGLHSSPHQGFSVQFSDHRRYDPGDDPKRIDWLAYAKTDKYYVKRYEAETNLTGYLVLDLSKSMGFTHRQSMTKFEYATCLAASLAYLMTMQQDPVGLMTFAEKLNAVLPARSRRGQVADCLAALSRLTPDGQTDIATCVTQVAAMLKQHTLIMLFSDLLGSPESTIASLAQLRHAGHDVIVFHILDEAEVHFPYHGQIEFEDPETGETVSVDADAFRADYIDQIEDFRREHERACHQLRIDYVPLDTSMPFDKALTEYLQQRQSRF encoded by the coding sequence GTGACTGATTCACTGTCCCCCGAAACGCTTCAGCAAATCCAGCGGTTGGACCTGCGCGCGCGGATGATCGTACGTGGCTTTCTGCAGGGTCTGCACAGCAGCCCTCATCAAGGGTTTTCCGTCCAGTTCAGCGATCACCGACGCTACGATCCCGGCGACGATCCGAAACGTATCGATTGGTTGGCATACGCAAAGACCGACAAGTACTACGTCAAACGGTACGAAGCGGAAACCAATCTGACCGGATACTTGGTGTTGGATCTGTCCAAGTCGATGGGCTTCACGCATCGGCAGAGCATGACGAAGTTCGAGTATGCGACCTGCCTGGCGGCTTCGTTGGCCTACCTGATGACGATGCAACAAGACCCGGTCGGCCTAATGACATTCGCCGAAAAATTGAACGCGGTCTTGCCGGCCCGCAGCCGTCGCGGTCAAGTCGCCGACTGCTTGGCCGCATTGTCACGGTTGACCCCCGACGGTCAAACCGACATCGCCACGTGTGTGACTCAAGTCGCCGCGATGCTGAAACAACACACGTTGATCATGTTGTTTTCGGATCTGCTGGGGTCGCCCGAATCGACAATCGCGTCGCTGGCACAACTGCGGCACGCCGGACACGACGTGATCGTCTTTCATATCCTGGATGAAGCCGAAGTCCATTTCCCCTATCACGGTCAAATCGAGTTTGAAGACCCCGAAACGGGCGAAACGGTCAGCGTCGACGCGGACGCATTTCGTGCCGACTACATCGACCAGATCGAAGATTTTCGGCGTGAACACGAACGGGCCTGTCACCAGCTTCGCATCGACTATGTTCCCCTGGATACAAGCATGCCGTTCGACAAAGCCTTGACGGAATACCTGCAACAACGTCAATCACGGTTCTAA
- a CDS encoding AAA family ATPase has protein sequence MLKEFAEHQQTMRNELAKVIIGQQDTIEQLLAAIFTRGHCLLEGVPGLAKTLLVSTLANILDVSFKRVQFTPDLMPSDITGTQVLEEDEAGRRSFRFVQGPIFANILLADEINRTPPKTQAALLEAMQERQVTVGRESYALPDPFFAIATQNPVDQEGTYPLPEAQLDRFMFKIRIDYPTAAEEEQILTATTRGESPTVNKVLSSRAIQNVQKLVNSIAVNPFTVRYASNLVRASRPSDPTAPDYVKSLVDWGAGPRAGQNLIGGAKAIAAMDGRFSIDVADIQRIALPVLRHRIATNFQAQAEGVDTDEIVRRLIKDVAVPKPPRMADKNA, from the coding sequence GTGCTGAAGGAATTCGCGGAACATCAACAGACGATGCGAAACGAATTGGCCAAAGTCATCATCGGCCAACAAGACACCATCGAACAATTGCTAGCCGCCATCTTTACGCGCGGCCACTGTTTGTTGGAAGGAGTCCCCGGGCTGGCGAAAACACTTTTGGTCAGCACCTTGGCCAACATCTTGGACGTGTCGTTCAAGCGAGTCCAGTTCACCCCCGACTTGATGCCCTCGGACATCACCGGCACGCAGGTCTTGGAGGAAGACGAAGCGGGACGTCGTAGCTTTCGTTTTGTTCAGGGCCCGATTTTCGCCAACATCTTGCTGGCCGACGAAATCAACCGAACCCCACCCAAAACCCAAGCCGCGCTGCTGGAAGCAATGCAGGAGCGGCAGGTCACGGTGGGCCGCGAATCCTATGCGTTGCCGGATCCGTTCTTTGCGATTGCCACCCAAAACCCGGTCGACCAGGAGGGGACGTATCCGTTGCCCGAGGCCCAGTTGGACCGGTTCATGTTCAAAATCCGGATCGACTATCCGACCGCGGCGGAAGAAGAACAGATCCTGACGGCCACCACACGCGGCGAATCACCGACGGTGAACAAAGTTTTGTCATCTCGCGCGATCCAGAACGTCCAGAAATTGGTCAACAGCATCGCCGTGAATCCGTTCACCGTTCGCTACGCATCGAACCTGGTTCGCGCCAGTCGCCCCAGCGATCCGACGGCGCCCGATTACGTCAAATCGCTGGTGGACTGGGGTGCCGGTCCCCGCGCGGGGCAAAATTTGATCGGCGGTGCCAAAGCAATTGCGGCGATGGATGGTCGATTCAGCATTGACGTTGCCGACATTCAAAGGATCGCATTGCCCGTGCTACGGCACCGAATCGCCACCAACTTTCAGGCACAAGCCGAAGGCGTCGATACGGATGAAATTGTGCGCCGCTTGATCAAAGACGTTGCCGTCCCCAAACCGCCACGCATGGCTGACAAAAACGCTTGA